In one window of Allorhodopirellula heiligendammensis DNA:
- a CDS encoding TlpA family protein disulfide reductase, protein MSQICFVKGSLAIIVALLAGTGVANRSVAAEQVEVQEKFLGSGVTQKVGGYRPISAKLSDEAEGIEQQPEELVNPRYGKLKFGDKEYSILLDEPQPPATDDADDEGEAEGAEPGAEDVKGDAAETSAAGKDADPDQQAESGTPVEPRLFVDANADGDLTNDPAIDWKATPSGPYKLYRGSAEIDLGDGRMAAVDLYRFDPTDPRRKSLADIVFYYGDFGYEFEFQLDDKPFSTFVAGALSDNARLPIDRDDNGKISRNFETVQIGQPFNFTGTSYEFKVEDGQLRLQTSDEELEQLPMPPDLRIGQPALEFTATTLDGTEVNFPGDYAGKLVMLDFWATWCGPCIGEIPNMKTAYADWHDKGFEILGISFDQPNKEDVLKEFLEERELPWAQVYEGKGWDTSIGNQHDVSGIPFVLLVDGDTGKIMATARELRGPGLSKFIGEALGEEVQEDKDDEETAEDEPAEDDE, encoded by the coding sequence ATGAGTCAGATTTGTTTCGTCAAGGGTTCCCTTGCCATAATCGTCGCATTGCTCGCCGGGACGGGCGTGGCGAATCGCTCGGTCGCCGCTGAGCAGGTCGAGGTACAGGAAAAATTCCTCGGCAGTGGTGTGACGCAAAAGGTGGGCGGGTACCGGCCGATCAGTGCCAAGCTGAGTGACGAGGCGGAAGGCATCGAGCAGCAGCCCGAGGAACTGGTCAACCCACGATATGGGAAGTTGAAATTCGGCGACAAGGAATACTCGATTCTTCTCGACGAACCCCAGCCTCCTGCGACCGACGACGCAGATGACGAAGGTGAGGCTGAGGGTGCTGAGCCCGGCGCCGAGGACGTTAAGGGCGATGCTGCTGAAACGTCAGCTGCCGGGAAGGATGCCGATCCCGACCAGCAAGCGGAGTCTGGCACGCCGGTGGAACCACGGCTATTTGTCGACGCGAATGCTGATGGCGACCTTACCAATGATCCGGCAATCGACTGGAAAGCTACTCCCAGTGGCCCCTACAAACTCTACCGCGGTTCGGCTGAGATCGACTTGGGCGACGGACGGATGGCGGCAGTGGATCTCTATCGCTTCGACCCCACCGACCCACGACGGAAGAGTTTAGCCGATATCGTTTTCTACTACGGCGACTTTGGTTATGAGTTTGAGTTTCAACTTGACGACAAACCCTTCTCGACCTTTGTTGCCGGTGCACTCAGTGACAACGCTCGGTTGCCAATCGATCGAGATGACAATGGCAAGATTAGCCGAAATTTTGAAACAGTGCAGATTGGCCAACCGTTCAATTTCACCGGCACATCGTACGAGTTTAAAGTCGAGGACGGTCAACTGCGCCTGCAAACCAGTGACGAGGAATTGGAACAGTTGCCCATGCCGCCAGACCTTCGTATCGGTCAGCCGGCGCTCGAATTCACCGCCACGACGTTGGATGGCACCGAAGTCAATTTTCCCGGCGACTACGCCGGCAAACTGGTGATGTTGGATTTTTGGGCGACATGGTGTGGCCCCTGCATCGGCGAGATCCCTAACATGAAGACCGCCTACGCCGACTGGCATGACAAGGGGTTCGAAATCTTGGGGATCAGTTTCGATCAGCCTAACAAAGAGGATGTTCTCAAGGAGTTTTTGGAAGAACGCGAGTTGCCGTGGGCCCAGGTTTACGAGGGCAAGGGCTGGGACACCTCAATCGGGAACCAGCACGATGTCAGCGGCATTCCCTTTGTATTACTCGTCGACGGTGACACCGGTAAAATTATGGCGACTGCCAGGGAGCTTCGCGGGCCCGGCCTGAGCAAGTTCATTGGTGAGGCGCTCGGCGAAGAAGTCCAGGAGGACAAGGACGACGAGGAAACCGCTGAGGACGAACCCGCAGAGGATGACGAGTAA
- a CDS encoding 3'-5' exoribonuclease YhaM family protein, translating into MRIPINELADSMTLTQAFQAADKQLRVNRQGGKYILLKLSDRSGTIAGMMWNADEAVFDQFDRGDYIFCHGRTQIHNGALQVIVTQIERMDAHEVAVDDFERFDARRADEHLTRVRELLATLSQPFLSRLANCYLDDVGFIDRFRVSAAAVSNHHAYPGGLLHHTLNMMELARLIGPRYPEIDTEMLMMGAFLHDLGKIDELKSGGEISYTDRGQLLGHIVIGIQQLDGKIRQVEQESGESFPIVLRQHLEHLVVSHHGSQEYGSPKIPVTLEAVALHHIDNLDAKLATFTSVIEQDVAADGNWTNYTPLIGRKLWKGSHHVG; encoded by the coding sequence TTGCGTATCCCCATCAACGAACTCGCTGACTCGATGACGCTGACCCAAGCGTTTCAGGCCGCCGACAAGCAGCTGCGAGTCAATCGCCAAGGCGGCAAATACATCCTGTTAAAACTATCCGATCGTAGCGGCACGATTGCCGGGATGATGTGGAATGCAGACGAAGCGGTGTTTGATCAGTTCGACCGCGGCGACTACATCTTCTGCCATGGTCGCACCCAGATTCATAATGGGGCACTCCAGGTAATCGTGACGCAGATCGAACGCATGGACGCACATGAGGTCGCCGTAGATGATTTCGAACGCTTTGATGCCCGGCGAGCCGACGAGCATCTCACGCGGGTGCGTGAGTTGCTCGCGACGTTGTCTCAGCCGTTCCTATCCCGGCTGGCGAATTGCTACCTCGACGATGTCGGTTTCATTGATCGATTTCGTGTTTCGGCTGCCGCGGTTTCCAATCATCACGCCTATCCCGGCGGATTGTTGCACCACACGCTCAATATGATGGAATTGGCTCGACTGATCGGACCCCGGTATCCCGAAATCGACACCGAAATGTTGATGATGGGCGCGTTCTTGCACGATCTGGGGAAGATCGACGAGTTGAAGTCCGGTGGTGAGATCAGCTATACCGACCGAGGGCAATTGCTTGGTCACATCGTGATTGGCATCCAGCAATTGGATGGAAAAATCCGGCAAGTCGAGCAGGAGAGTGGTGAGAGTTTTCCGATCGTGCTGCGGCAGCATCTGGAGCATCTCGTGGTCAGCCATCACGGCAGCCAGGAGTATGGCAGCCCAAAAATCCCGGTCACGCTTGAGGCGGTCGCTCTACATCACATCGACAACCTCGACGCGAAACTCGCGACGTTCACGTCTGTCATCGAGCAAGACGTTGCTGCCGACGGAAACTGGACCAACTATACACCCTTGATTGGACGCAAACTTTGGAAAGGCTCTCATCATGTTGGATGA
- the queC gene encoding 7-cyano-7-deazaguanine synthase QueC — protein MLDDTQANPDPDSAAVVLLSGGLDSSTCLAIALERGFQVHAISFRYGQRNVSELERASTLASSMGAVSHRIIDIDLAQLGGSALVDTSIAVPKSDRVEDIAADIPVTYVPARNTIFLSYALAVAETCQSTDIFIGVNALDYSGYPDCRPSFIAAFEVMARLATKAGVGAESGAAESHGGSRKLRIHTPLIDLTKAQIIAEGLRLGVDYSHTLSCYDPVQSNNSDGQPCGHCDACLLRAKGFAANGISDPAI, from the coding sequence ATGTTGGATGATACGCAAGCAAATCCTGACCCCGACTCAGCCGCCGTTGTCTTGCTCTCTGGCGGACTGGACAGCTCTACCTGCCTAGCGATTGCCCTTGAGCGCGGGTTTCAAGTACACGCGATCAGTTTTCGTTACGGTCAGCGAAACGTGAGCGAACTTGAGCGCGCCTCGACATTGGCTTCGTCCATGGGAGCGGTATCGCACCGCATCATCGACATTGATCTGGCTCAGCTCGGTGGCTCCGCCCTCGTCGATACGAGCATTGCCGTTCCTAAGTCTGACCGCGTTGAGGATATCGCCGCCGATATCCCCGTAACGTACGTACCGGCGCGCAACACGATTTTTCTGTCCTACGCGTTGGCGGTCGCCGAGACATGTCAGTCCACGGATATCTTTATCGGTGTCAATGCACTCGATTACAGCGGGTACCCGGACTGCCGACCATCGTTCATTGCCGCCTTTGAGGTGATGGCGAGGTTAGCCACGAAGGCAGGAGTAGGCGCCGAGAGCGGTGCTGCAGAATCCCACGGAGGCTCGAGAAAACTACGCATTCACACGCCACTGATCGACCTGACGAAGGCACAGATCATCGCCGAGGGATTGCGTCTGGGCGTCGACTACTCACACACACTTTCGTGCTACGATCCTGTGCAATCCAATAACAGCGATGGTCAGCCCTGCGGTCACTGTGACGCGTGTCTGCTACGCGCCAAAGGTTTTGCAGCAAACGGCATCAGCGACCCCGCGATTTAA
- a CDS encoding PVC-type heme-binding CxxCH protein: MKFKRFLSALLVVAGGTLSVLLSSLGTASLGIGQELPRQSTTSPGDHTTLATLRQFRVRTGKTISLAAAEPDVVDPVSAAWGSDGKLWVVEMPDYPHPRPDQTELHGRIRVLSNRDSSGRFQNMKTFADGLNFATGVLPWRDGAIVTTAGEILFLRDTDGDGRSDEQNVWFSGFTIDNEQLRANHPTLGSDGLVYVAGGLRGGQITAIADRFDARSTPVSLQNRDFYFDPHGDDWGVVSGKSQFGLTIDDFNRRIGCSNRNPAIESTISADLIDRVPFLNAADGIADVGLAGFESSVSPISDAWTTSNLHAGQFSAACGVCAPGWMADSDGEWLLVCEPTGSLVQRQLLHQADGSWRSEREDQPTEWLACADDWFRPVDVVPDFNGAALVVDMSRAVIEHPHWAPPELKNRLDTWYGNDLGRIWLIHEGETAPPITSVDSDGAALAAIIADDPLTRMLASSYWYANYTPLSLPPEDVLEALAVKLIDHSTPPAGVARIALILNRWGRLTSNQLDLLRAHSHARVRELAAGTREHNRPAGPPRQSVRQLTPALADSSPQVRQSALQSIAVRSSDTDASDVDIAAMIKLAARDGNLPRMQKLLVSLSPPDSFNLLRASLTETSDVPVAVREGWMLRAATWAPSRSATLLANWINVRDRIIEQSSDAEVAMRLATAWKTGAASKKLRKTGPDPWTADRLRQSRAQLDAIDPVAVSLAVGESYSLAARLDAIAWCRTLTPLPTEIRHLVQPATPPQLRAAAYRILMQLDTDWCEHYITDHANEIPPADRTAIVSAAQQQIVTAMWLLTKIETEELPRTFVDPAAMDWFRNHGNSEISALGKRIFAPAGDVAAAMQEYAPALQQVATADVVSGKALFAEHCASCHRIDGVGHTVGPDISDSRTKTPAALLTAILDPNAGIDASYVTYLVLTVDGETITGLLAGESRDAVTLQLAGGHTRRIDRDDIEIFQPSEISLMPSGLQRVLSVDQMGNLLGYLKRWRYVASATANELTE, encoded by the coding sequence ATGAAGTTCAAACGATTTCTTTCCGCTCTCTTGGTTGTCGCCGGTGGCACGCTGTCCGTCCTGCTTTCATCGTTGGGGACAGCATCGCTGGGAATAGGGCAAGAGCTTCCCCGCCAATCCACGACGTCGCCGGGCGACCACACAACCCTGGCCACCTTACGCCAGTTTCGTGTGCGAACCGGAAAGACCATCAGCCTCGCTGCTGCCGAACCAGATGTCGTCGATCCCGTTTCGGCGGCGTGGGGCAGTGATGGAAAACTATGGGTGGTAGAGATGCCGGACTATCCCCATCCGCGGCCGGATCAAACGGAGTTGCATGGTCGCATTCGAGTCCTCAGCAACCGGGATAGCAGCGGTCGATTTCAAAACATGAAGACCTTCGCAGATGGACTCAATTTTGCCACTGGAGTCCTTCCCTGGCGTGATGGGGCAATCGTCACGACGGCTGGTGAAATCCTATTTCTCAGGGATACCGATGGTGATGGCCGATCTGACGAGCAGAACGTTTGGTTTTCAGGGTTTACAATCGACAATGAACAACTTCGTGCCAACCATCCAACCCTCGGCTCCGATGGCTTGGTCTATGTCGCCGGTGGACTTCGCGGTGGTCAGATCACAGCGATCGCGGATCGTTTCGATGCGAGGTCGACCCCGGTCAGTTTGCAGAATCGCGATTTTTACTTCGATCCGCACGGCGACGATTGGGGCGTCGTATCCGGTAAAAGCCAATTCGGACTGACCATCGACGATTTCAACCGTCGCATCGGTTGCAGCAATCGCAATCCAGCAATCGAATCAACCATTTCGGCCGACTTAATCGATCGAGTCCCTTTCCTGAATGCGGCCGATGGGATCGCCGATGTCGGTCTCGCTGGCTTCGAGTCGTCAGTTTCTCCGATCAGCGATGCGTGGACGACCAGCAACCTCCATGCTGGGCAATTCAGCGCCGCCTGCGGCGTTTGCGCGCCAGGTTGGATGGCCGATTCGGACGGGGAATGGTTACTGGTTTGCGAACCGACCGGATCATTAGTGCAGCGACAACTTCTGCACCAGGCCGACGGGAGCTGGCGTAGCGAGCGAGAAGATCAACCCACCGAATGGTTGGCCTGCGCCGATGACTGGTTTCGGCCTGTCGATGTGGTGCCCGATTTCAATGGTGCTGCGCTAGTCGTTGACATGTCTCGGGCGGTCATCGAGCATCCGCATTGGGCGCCTCCCGAGCTCAAGAATCGGCTTGACACTTGGTACGGCAACGACCTGGGGCGGATTTGGTTGATTCATGAGGGCGAAACGGCCCCACCGATCACCTCAGTTGACAGCGACGGCGCGGCCCTCGCGGCAATCATTGCAGATGATCCGCTGACACGGATGCTGGCGTCGTCGTATTGGTACGCGAACTACACGCCGCTTTCCTTGCCCCCCGAGGATGTACTTGAGGCCCTCGCGGTAAAATTGATTGATCACTCAACCCCGCCCGCCGGCGTGGCACGGATTGCCCTGATACTCAATCGATGGGGCAGACTCACATCAAATCAACTTGATCTCCTGCGTGCGCACAGTCATGCGCGAGTCCGTGAGCTCGCCGCCGGAACACGAGAGCACAATCGTCCTGCTGGCCCACCACGACAGAGCGTCCGTCAATTGACACCAGCGTTAGCTGATTCTTCACCACAGGTGCGACAATCCGCGCTGCAATCCATTGCCGTTCGGAGTAGCGATACCGACGCAAGTGATGTCGATATCGCAGCGATGATCAAGTTGGCCGCGCGAGATGGAAATCTGCCTCGCATGCAGAAGCTGCTGGTCTCCCTGTCGCCGCCTGATTCATTCAATCTACTCCGCGCCAGCCTCACCGAGACGTCCGATGTACCCGTTGCGGTCAGGGAGGGGTGGATGCTGCGCGCCGCAACATGGGCACCATCGCGTAGCGCGACATTACTGGCTAATTGGATCAACGTGCGAGATCGTATCATCGAGCAGAGTTCCGATGCCGAAGTGGCGATGCGTCTTGCGACCGCATGGAAAACCGGAGCCGCCTCGAAGAAGTTAAGGAAGACGGGCCCCGATCCGTGGACAGCGGATCGTCTGCGACAATCGCGGGCGCAGCTTGATGCGATCGATCCAGTAGCGGTTTCGCTCGCGGTCGGTGAATCGTATTCTTTAGCAGCGCGTCTTGATGCCATCGCGTGGTGCCGGACCCTGACTCCACTGCCCACCGAAATTCGACATTTGGTACAGCCCGCCACTCCTCCCCAGCTACGAGCTGCCGCCTACCGTATCCTGATGCAGCTCGATACGGATTGGTGCGAGCATTACATTACCGACCACGCCAACGAGATTCCGCCTGCCGATCGAACGGCCATCGTCTCTGCCGCTCAACAGCAAATTGTTACAGCGATGTGGTTGCTCACCAAGATCGAAACAGAAGAGCTTCCTCGAACCTTTGTCGATCCAGCTGCGATGGATTGGTTTCGGAATCACGGCAACTCCGAAATTTCTGCACTCGGAAAGCGGATATTTGCTCCGGCGGGAGACGTGGCAGCGGCGATGCAGGAGTACGCACCTGCATTACAGCAGGTTGCGACTGCCGACGTTGTTTCGGGCAAGGCATTATTCGCCGAGCACTGCGCAAGTTGCCACCGGATCGACGGTGTCGGACACACCGTTGGCCCAGACATCAGCGATAGCCGAACGAAAACGCCCGCGGCATTGCTTACGGCGATCTTGGATCCCAACGCCGGCATTGACGCATCCTATGTGACCTACCTTGTGCTAACCGTTGACGGTGAAACCATCACTGGACTGCTCGCTGGTGAGTCAAGAGATGCTGTCACCCTGCAGTTGGCGGGCGGGCACACGCGACGGATTGATCGGGACGACATTGAGATCTTTCAACCGTCGGAGATTTCACTCATGCCCAGTGGGCTTCAGCGAGTTCTTAGCGTCGACCAGATGGGCAATCTTCTCGGCTACCTGAAACGATGGCGCTACGTCGCATCAGCGACAGCGAATGAATTGACCGAGTAG
- a CDS encoding esterase-like activity of phytase family protein, whose product MQRFTLVPMILWCVFGTTHGTNAQSPELIGVGEFPATMPDRSGLTGHLENGEPHNRMGGISAIEYLGHDDQYLAMADRGPDDGATAYQCRVHRISIHIDPLSKEPVRLQLLGSDRLVDCRGCCFVGDATAITESTEFGHRLDPEGLRMVGTDQFLVCEEYGPKILRFNHEGKSIDSIPVPSAFCIAKPAGTKNEENLNNESGRASNKGLEGLAISPDGSTITCVMQNVMLQDGQRDETGAPHGQYCRMLQIDLESGQTSQFVYRLDHPDNVLSEILAISATEFLVIERDYKAGEEAVCKHIKRIDLAGATDISGLDRLPPSDMPEDIHPVRKTTYLDMLDPRYGIGGVRMPEKLEGLTFGPDLSDGRKTLLIASDNDFNLENASFIYVFACTFQ is encoded by the coding sequence ATGCAACGTTTCACGCTTGTCCCCATGATCCTGTGGTGCGTTTTCGGGACGACTCACGGCACGAACGCACAATCGCCCGAGTTGATTGGCGTCGGCGAGTTTCCAGCGACGATGCCAGACCGCTCTGGTCTTACTGGGCACCTTGAAAACGGCGAACCTCACAACCGGATGGGCGGCATTTCGGCGATCGAGTACCTCGGCCACGACGATCAATACTTGGCGATGGCCGATCGCGGTCCCGACGATGGGGCGACGGCTTATCAATGTCGAGTTCACCGGATCAGCATTCACATCGACCCGCTCTCCAAAGAACCCGTCCGGCTACAGCTCCTCGGCTCAGATCGATTGGTTGACTGCAGAGGGTGCTGCTTCGTTGGCGACGCCACCGCGATCACTGAGTCTACAGAGTTCGGCCACCGCCTGGACCCCGAAGGGCTTCGCATGGTAGGGACCGACCAATTCTTGGTGTGTGAAGAGTATGGTCCCAAGATTTTACGCTTCAATCACGAGGGAAAGTCGATCGATTCCATTCCGGTGCCGTCTGCGTTTTGCATCGCAAAGCCGGCTGGTACGAAGAACGAGGAGAATCTCAACAACGAAAGTGGACGCGCCTCGAATAAGGGGCTCGAGGGACTGGCAATTTCTCCCGATGGGAGCACGATTACCTGTGTCATGCAGAACGTGATGTTGCAAGATGGGCAGCGAGACGAAACCGGTGCTCCGCATGGCCAATACTGCCGCATGCTACAAATTGATTTGGAATCTGGCCAAACCAGTCAGTTCGTCTATCGTCTCGATCATCCCGACAATGTTCTCAGCGAAATCCTAGCGATTTCTGCGACCGAGTTCCTGGTCATCGAACGCGATTATAAAGCTGGTGAAGAAGCGGTATGCAAACACATCAAACGCATCGATCTAGCGGGCGCGACCGACATCAGCGGCCTCGATCGACTACCACCATCTGACATGCCCGAAGACATTCATCCGGTCCGCAAAACGACCTATCTCGATATGTTGGACCCGCGCTACGGGATCGGCGGAGTTCGCATGCCTGAAAAGCTGGAAGGGCTCACCTTCGGTCCTGACTTGAGTGATGGTCGAAAAACGTTGCTGATCGCTTCGGACAACGATTTTAATCTCGAGAACGCCTCCTTCATCTACGTGTTTGCCTGCACATTTCAATAG
- a CDS encoding GntR family transcriptional regulator, translating into MSLQPQLFRVATSSGVPIFRQIIDQVHALIACGTVQSGDMLPSTRELSRELEVNMMTVSKAYSRLEADGVVERVRGRGMRVAAVPVAKSATERKTDFLALVAPTLHRARQLGLSDEQILSVVNKAIKEMSRE; encoded by the coding sequence ATGTCACTGCAGCCTCAGTTGTTCCGCGTAGCCACTTCGTCGGGTGTGCCGATTTTTCGGCAGATCATTGACCAAGTGCACGCTCTGATCGCATGCGGCACGGTGCAGTCGGGAGACATGTTGCCGAGCACTCGTGAATTGTCGCGGGAGCTCGAAGTCAACATGATGACCGTCTCGAAAGCCTACTCGCGGCTGGAGGCTGATGGCGTGGTGGAACGGGTGCGCGGTCGAGGGATGCGCGTCGCGGCGGTGCCCGTTGCCAAATCGGCGACTGAACGCAAGACGGATTTTCTCGCATTGGTCGCTCCAACGCTGCATCGCGCTCGGCAACTCGGGCTCTCCGACGAACAGATCTTGTCCGTTGTCAACAAGGCCATTAAGGAGATGTCGCGTGAATAA
- a CDS encoding ABC transporter ATP-binding protein, with protein sequence MIRTTGLRKSFGRSEVLRGVDLAVPRGAVVGLLGTNGAGKSTLIKCLLGLLKITAGSATVLGEDPWTLSAAAKARIGYVPQVVHLYPWMKVAQVIQYTAAFYPKWDHAWCDELVDQWDLDRSASIRTLSTGQLQRLGLILGMGHRPDLYVLDEPAASLDPAGRRSLLRSLLEVSEDSEHSILFSTHITSDLERIASHVAIMGDGVIDYFGELDELKDSVKRIRVHSPTDLPADFSLPGSLRTEVIGQSAIVAVAEIDNEFVDQVRKRFHATVEIEDLNLEDIFLELHDAQ encoded by the coding sequence ATGATTCGAACCACAGGTTTGCGAAAGAGTTTCGGCAGAAGTGAAGTGCTTCGGGGCGTTGATTTGGCGGTTCCTCGCGGAGCCGTCGTGGGTCTGCTTGGGACCAATGGTGCGGGCAAGAGCACACTCATCAAATGTCTGCTGGGGTTACTGAAGATTACCGCAGGGAGTGCTACCGTGCTCGGAGAGGATCCCTGGACTCTGTCTGCTGCGGCAAAAGCCCGGATTGGATATGTGCCGCAAGTTGTCCATCTTTATCCTTGGATGAAGGTCGCGCAGGTGATCCAGTATACAGCCGCGTTTTATCCAAAATGGGATCACGCGTGGTGCGACGAGCTGGTGGATCAGTGGGACCTTGATAGGTCAGCATCTATTCGGACGTTGTCGACCGGGCAGTTACAACGTCTCGGTTTGATCCTCGGCATGGGGCACCGGCCTGATCTCTATGTGCTCGACGAGCCTGCTGCCAGCCTGGACCCGGCCGGTCGCCGTAGCCTGTTGCGGTCACTGTTGGAGGTTTCCGAAGACAGCGAGCACAGTATTCTGTTCTCAACGCACATCACCTCCGATTTGGAACGGATTGCATCGCATGTGGCAATCATGGGTGACGGCGTGATTGACTATTTTGGTGAATTGGATGAACTGAAGGACAGCGTCAAACGCATTCGTGTGCATTCGCCGACTGACCTGCCAGCCGATTTCAGCTTGCCAGGATCGCTGCGGACCGAGGTCATCGGTCAATCGGCGATCGTCGCGGTGGCTGAGATTGATAACGAATTCGTCGACCAAGTCCGCAAACGCTTTCACGCCACGGTCGAGATCGAAGACCTCAATCTGGAGGATATTTTCCTGGAGCTTCACGATGCTCAATAG
- the holA gene encoding DNA polymerase III subunit delta produces MPKQHAFEYVAGATPTTAGDSLAVIFGNDATLRRWAIETLVGDGDWTQFDGDSTRWSDLRDDLATASLFDFDAGDKRTIVVRSADKFVSAHRTELEKYVAAPGESTRFVLELDSLASNTRLYKAADKTHLLVACGNATDTKQGVTAATRRKFLTGHVAARHQVKLAVGAADALVEILGEEVGMLDTEIAKLALYVDVGGKIDEPLVRDIVAGWQGKTVWQITDAIASGDAAEALRQLDHLFSGGQKAIALLPQISWSLRRLGMATTLIEQRERSGRPWQFEDILASAGIRRPSEIQSAKKQLKTMGRPRALQLLGWLLDADLRLKGTHSADGRDRFMLEQLVLRLARTT; encoded by the coding sequence ATGCCGAAACAACACGCCTTCGAATACGTTGCCGGCGCGACGCCAACAACAGCCGGGGATTCTCTGGCTGTCATCTTCGGAAACGATGCAACGCTCCGCCGCTGGGCAATCGAGACGCTTGTCGGCGACGGAGACTGGACCCAGTTCGATGGTGATTCCACGCGTTGGTCGGACCTGCGCGATGACTTGGCAACGGCATCCCTGTTCGACTTTGATGCCGGTGATAAGCGTACGATCGTGGTGCGATCAGCCGACAAATTTGTGTCCGCGCACCGCACGGAACTCGAAAAGTACGTAGCTGCCCCGGGTGAGAGCACCCGCTTTGTGCTCGAACTGGATTCCCTCGCGAGCAACACGCGACTGTATAAGGCGGCCGATAAAACCCATTTGCTCGTTGCCTGTGGAAACGCCACCGATACCAAACAAGGTGTGACCGCAGCGACGCGTCGCAAGTTCTTGACGGGTCACGTGGCGGCCCGCCATCAGGTTAAACTGGCGGTGGGCGCTGCCGATGCACTGGTCGAGATACTCGGCGAAGAAGTCGGCATGCTCGATACTGAAATCGCGAAACTGGCTCTCTACGTCGACGTCGGTGGCAAGATCGATGAACCCTTGGTGCGCGACATCGTGGCAGGATGGCAGGGTAAAACCGTCTGGCAGATCACCGATGCCATCGCCAGTGGCGATGCCGCCGAAGCTCTCCGGCAACTCGATCATTTGTTCAGCGGTGGGCAGAAAGCCATCGCCTTATTACCGCAAATTTCCTGGTCGCTACGACGGCTTGGCATGGCGACGACGCTGATCGAGCAGCGTGAACGCAGCGGCCGGCCGTGGCAGTTTGAGGATATCCTTGCTAGTGCCGGAATCCGCCGTCCCAGTGAGATTCAATCTGCAAAAAAACAGCTCAAGACAATGGGCCGGCCCCGCGCCCTGCAACTCCTCGGCTGGCTACTCGATGCCGATCTGCGACTCAAGGGTACGCACAGTGCCGACGGCCGCGACCGCTTCATGCTCGAACAACTTGTCCTCCGGCTCGCCCGGACAACCTGA